One Niabella beijingensis DNA window includes the following coding sequences:
- a CDS encoding SUMF1/EgtB/PvdO family nonheme iron enzyme: protein MKNLLLFAVASILCLHSYSQKSINLRKVVGKKSEIGSTMPMSVVEIPTGTFILGNHGDSTSPTSQNQQRPVLISGFYMSATEVTNAQYREFVGWVRDSIAAKRLGGQYVTIVGNDTAINWKAASRINYNDPAILSQLGDLVLDPSKTISQKRMLDPEKLIYALEGFNYQEAAKKENKGRDAKDFVFRYTVQVYPDTLAWMRDFGYSNNEQMAVNYFSSPKYQNYPVVGVSWKQASAYCDWMTKHKILAQQSRNRGGAGGKARLPTEAEWEYAASLNNKTAVKKETQPAESEKDEIGNNTKSAIPGEGKIFPVYVRGAKKGDFGLYNLADNVSEWTTTSYYEGGENFQNRFNPDIQWGTPESESKAQRRKVIRGGSWKDTPTFMTTENRSFEDLDASHSYLGFRIVVNLPE from the coding sequence ATGAAGAATCTTCTTCTCTTTGCTGTTGCATCCATTTTATGTCTTCATTCGTATTCTCAAAAAAGTATCAATCTAAGAAAAGTTGTAGGTAAAAAATCTGAAATCGGTTCTACAATGCCCATGTCGGTAGTGGAAATACCTACCGGTACATTCATTCTGGGAAACCATGGAGATTCTACCTCACCTACAAGTCAGAACCAGCAGCGGCCGGTACTGATCAGCGGCTTTTATATGTCTGCTACTGAAGTGACCAATGCACAGTACCGCGAATTTGTGGGCTGGGTCCGGGATTCGATTGCAGCAAAACGCCTGGGAGGGCAGTACGTTACAATTGTTGGAAATGATACTGCTATAAACTGGAAGGCGGCCAGCCGCATTAATTATAATGACCCGGCCATTCTTTCACAGCTGGGCGACCTGGTGCTGGATCCCTCAAAAACGATCAGCCAGAAACGGATGCTGGATCCTGAAAAACTGATCTATGCCCTGGAAGGCTTCAATTACCAGGAGGCGGCAAAAAAAGAAAATAAGGGACGTGATGCCAAGGATTTTGTTTTCCGTTATACGGTTCAGGTATATCCCGATACCCTTGCATGGATGCGGGATTTCGGTTATTCCAACAACGAACAAATGGCGGTTAATTATTTCAGCAGTCCAAAATATCAGAACTACCCGGTGGTAGGGGTAAGCTGGAAACAGGCCAGTGCCTATTGCGACTGGATGACCAAGCATAAGATACTGGCACAACAGTCCAGGAACAGGGGAGGTGCCGGCGGAAAGGCAAGGCTTCCAACAGAAGCAGAGTGGGAATATGCTGCCAGCCTGAATAATAAAACCGCGGTCAAAAAAGAAACCCAACCCGCCGAAAGCGAAAAAGATGAGATCGGCAACAATACAAAAAGTGCCATCCCCGGGGAGGGAAAGATCTTCCCGGTATATGTAAGAGGCGCTAAAAAAGGAGATTTTGGTTTGTATAACCTGGCGGATAATGTTTCCGAATGGACGACCACTTCTTACTATGAAGGGGGCGAGAATTTCCAGAACCGCTTCAACCCCGATATTCAGTGGGGAACCCCCGAATCTGAATCAAAAGCACAGAGAAGGAAGGTGATACGGGGCGGCAGCTGGAAAGATACGCCTACATTTATGACCACGGAAAACCGCTCGTTTGAGGACCTTGATGCTTCTCATTCCTATCTCGGGTTCCGTATTGTTGTAAACCTGCCTGAATAA
- the atpC gene encoding ATP synthase F1 subunit epsilon, whose amino-acid sequence MQLEILTPEKKVYSGDVYGVQMPGISGSFEVLDKHAPMIAALQEGKLKILKDRLNGATSFYQIQSGFAEVLNNKVTVLIEGATPL is encoded by the coding sequence ATGCAATTAGAAATATTAACTCCCGAAAAAAAGGTCTACAGCGGTGATGTTTACGGTGTACAGATGCCCGGGATCTCCGGTTCATTTGAAGTGCTGGATAAGCATGCACCAATGATTGCCGCATTACAGGAAGGCAAACTGAAAATTTTAAAGGACCGCCTCAACGGAGCAACCAGCTTCTACCAGATACAGAGCGGATTTGCGGAAGTGCTGAACAATAAGGTGACCGTACTGATAGAGGGAGCTACGCCCCTTTAA
- a CDS encoding YbjQ family protein, whose translation MRSKRDILVLTTSSVEGRKIKTYLRPVSAHIVTGTNIFKDLFASFTDIFGGRSQTYQNELAGIYNEAIEAVKTTTFEIGANCILGLKIDIDEISGGGKSMFMITAVGTAVILEENTESPLKVVQFEHTPDIVSLDKLIFLNKRKVIIEQANAETLTLTDDVWTFITRHQVAEVAPLIFKKYISFLQNAEINAKDNEYLARYIDALPHETKISILYSAIEQNSDQAFIKLLSNIIQQLHLFDFVRCRQLLESDNFGKQKLGVKIATFDKPHYTREDLSQFEDLKRVIEATFKERGKRVMKKQLLSSKEKEVWNCECKKNNIEMEAVCDNCGGDIFGFTNSEVKPAAALGLINIKIELLVNSLN comes from the coding sequence ATGAGATCGAAAAGAGACATTTTAGTACTTACAACTTCCTCAGTTGAAGGCAGAAAGATAAAAACTTACTTGCGCCCGGTTTCTGCGCACATTGTTACCGGAACAAATATCTTTAAGGATCTTTTTGCGTCTTTTACAGATATTTTCGGCGGTCGCTCTCAAACATACCAAAATGAGTTAGCAGGTATATATAATGAAGCTATTGAAGCCGTTAAAACCACGACATTTGAAATTGGTGCAAATTGCATCCTGGGTCTTAAAATTGATATAGACGAAATTTCCGGCGGAGGAAAATCAATGTTTATGATAACAGCTGTAGGCACCGCCGTTATTTTGGAAGAAAATACAGAAAGTCCACTAAAAGTAGTTCAGTTTGAGCACACCCCTGATATTGTCAGCCTGGACAAACTCATTTTCTTAAACAAAAGAAAAGTTATCATTGAACAGGCTAATGCAGAAACACTCACCCTTACAGATGACGTTTGGACTTTTATTACAAGGCACCAGGTTGCAGAAGTTGCACCATTAATATTTAAGAAATATATTTCGTTTTTACAGAATGCCGAGATTAACGCAAAGGACAACGAATACCTCGCAAGATATATAGACGCATTACCTCATGAAACAAAGATTAGTATTTTGTATTCGGCAATCGAACAAAACTCAGATCAGGCTTTTATAAAACTACTTAGCAACATTATACAGCAGCTTCATTTGTTCGACTTTGTTCGCTGCCGCCAGCTTCTTGAAAGTGATAACTTCGGTAAACAAAAATTAGGCGTCAAAATTGCAACTTTCGACAAACCGCATTATACCAGGGAAGATCTCAGCCAATTTGAAGACCTTAAGCGCGTTATTGAAGCCACTTTTAAAGAAAGGGGCAAGCGGGTTATGAAAAAGCAACTATTATCCTCAAAGGAAAAAGAAGTGTGGAACTGTGAGTGTAAAAAGAATAATATTGAAATGGAAGCCGTTTGTGATAATTGCGGAGGAGATATTTTCGGATTTACCAATAGTGAAGTAAAGCCAGCCGCAGCTTTAGGTCTTATTAATATTAAAATAGAATTATTGGTTAACAGCCTTAATTAA
- the atpD gene encoding F0F1 ATP synthase subunit beta, protein MANVGKVKQVIGAVIDVQFDGTLPEIYNALELTKENGDTLVLEVQQHLGEDSVRTIAMDGTEGLVRGTEVRDTGKAITMPTGESIKGRLFNVTGDPIDGLPAVSKENGRAIHAMPPAFENLSTATEVLFTGIKVIDLIEPYAKGGKIGLFGGAGVGKTVLIQELINNIAKGHGGLSVFAGVGERTREGNDLMREMIEAGIMKYGEAFKHSMEEGGWDLSKVNQEELAESKATFVFGQMNEPPGARARVALSGLTIAEYFRDGDGEGKGKDILFFVDNIFRFTQAGSEVSALLGRMPSAVGYQPTLATEMGLMQERITSTKSGSITSVQAVYVPADDLTDPAPATTFAHLDATTVLSRKIADLGIYPAVDPLDSTSRILMPKVVGDAHYECANKVKRILQRYKELQDIIAILGMDELSDEDKMTVSRARKVQRFLSQPFHVAEAFTGLKGVLVPIDETIRGFNMIMDGEVDEYPEAAFNLVGNIDDAIEKGKKLLATA, encoded by the coding sequence ATGGCAAACGTAGGTAAAGTAAAACAGGTGATCGGTGCGGTAATCGACGTTCAGTTTGATGGCACGCTCCCGGAAATTTATAACGCGTTGGAACTCACGAAAGAAAACGGTGATACCTTGGTGTTAGAGGTGCAGCAGCACCTGGGGGAAGACAGCGTGCGTACCATTGCGATGGACGGTACTGAAGGGCTGGTGCGCGGTACGGAAGTACGCGATACCGGCAAAGCGATCACCATGCCTACCGGCGAAAGTATTAAAGGCCGCCTGTTTAACGTAACCGGCGACCCCATTGACGGATTGCCTGCTGTTTCCAAAGAGAACGGCCGTGCCATCCACGCCATGCCCCCTGCATTTGAGAACCTGAGCACTGCAACCGAGGTGCTGTTTACCGGTATCAAGGTAATCGACCTGATTGAGCCTTACGCAAAAGGTGGTAAAATTGGTTTATTTGGTGGTGCGGGAGTTGGTAAAACCGTATTGATCCAGGAGCTGATCAACAATATCGCAAAAGGACACGGTGGTTTGTCCGTATTTGCAGGAGTAGGAGAGCGTACCCGTGAAGGAAATGACCTGATGCGTGAGATGATCGAAGCGGGTATTATGAAATATGGCGAAGCATTTAAACACAGCATGGAAGAAGGCGGCTGGGACCTGAGCAAGGTAAACCAGGAAGAGCTGGCAGAGTCTAAAGCTACCTTCGTATTCGGACAGATGAACGAACCCCCCGGTGCGCGTGCACGTGTGGCCCTGAGCGGACTGACCATTGCAGAATATTTCCGCGACGGAGATGGTGAAGGCAAAGGAAAGGACATCCTGTTCTTTGTGGATAATATCTTCCGTTTCACACAGGCCGGTTCCGAAGTATCTGCCCTGTTAGGCCGTATGCCTTCTGCCGTGGGATACCAGCCTACACTGGCTACAGAAATGGGACTGATGCAGGAGCGGATCACTTCTACCAAAAGCGGTTCCATTACCTCCGTACAGGCGGTATACGTACCTGCGGATGACCTTACCGATCCGGCGCCGGCAACAACCTTTGCCCACCTGGATGCTACAACCGTATTGAGCCGTAAGATCGCTGACCTTGGTATCTACCCGGCGGTGGATCCCCTGGATTCCACTTCCCGTATCCTGATGCCGAAAGTAGTGGGTGATGCGCACTATGAGTGTGCCAACAAAGTAAAACGGATCTTACAACGTTATAAAGAATTACAGGACATTATCGCCATCCTGGGTATGGATGAGCTGAGCGATGAGGATAAAATGACCGTGTCCCGTGCCCGTAAAGTACAGCGTTTCCTTTCCCAGCCCTTCCACGTGGCGGAAGCTTTTACCGGTCTGAAAGGGGTGCTGGTACCCATCGACGAAACCATCCGCGGCTTTAACATGATCATGGACGGTGAAGTAGATGAATACCCGGAAGCAGCCTTTAACCTTGTTGGTAATATTGATGACGCCATCGAAAAAGGGAAAAAATTACTGGCGACGGCTTAA
- a CDS encoding tetratricopeptide repeat protein, whose amino-acid sequence MKYVPDLIPERSKVLPDYFKEGPPCKPAKKSKASDVLMWILGAIFFLFALISIRHPALFILHGLIGFILIPPGHNYLERNLHFILTSKIKTITALALFIASIPLMDYYQKIDRKIAHEKKLAAEKKAKEDAIAAEQDRQRADSLTFYVQQSTQLIEKRKIDDAEKKLKYALSFASTQEERKSIAKQQITIATIRTEDLVKAEKYKAALPKIDSLLNSDPQNTDLRYNRALCYAKTGKIAEAVSDLKPLIEAGNTNAQKLHNKVNPIRKRITGYITLCRDGTTSNARGRGACSWHGGVKDWNYPIYEESRKYE is encoded by the coding sequence ATGAAATATGTTCCCGATCTTATTCCAGAAAGATCCAAAGTTTTACCGGATTATTTCAAAGAAGGGCCGCCATGTAAGCCTGCCAAAAAGAGCAAAGCAAGCGATGTGCTAATGTGGATATTGGGAGCAATCTTCTTTCTTTTTGCATTAATCTCCATTCGGCATCCCGCGCTTTTTATATTACATGGCCTGATAGGTTTTATCCTTATTCCTCCTGGACACAATTATCTGGAAAGGAATTTACATTTCATACTAACGTCAAAAATAAAAACCATAACGGCACTTGCTTTATTCATTGCTTCTATCCCTTTGATGGATTACTATCAAAAAATTGATAGAAAAATAGCCCATGAAAAAAAGTTGGCGGCAGAAAAAAAAGCGAAGGAAGATGCAATTGCAGCAGAGCAGGATAGACAACGGGCAGACAGCCTTACATTTTATGTACAACAGAGCACCCAACTCATAGAGAAACGTAAGATTGATGACGCAGAAAAAAAACTGAAATATGCCTTATCTTTTGCAAGCACGCAAGAAGAAAGAAAATCAATAGCAAAACAACAAATAACTATTGCTACTATAAGAACAGAAGACCTTGTTAAAGCCGAAAAATACAAAGCAGCCCTGCCTAAAATTGATTCATTATTAAATTCAGATCCTCAAAACACTGATCTACGCTATAACAGGGCTCTATGTTATGCAAAAACAGGAAAAATTGCGGAGGCCGTCAGTGATCTAAAGCCATTAATTGAGGCTGGCAACACCAATGCCCAAAAGTTACATAACAAAGTCAACCCTATTCGAAAAAGAATTACCGGTTATATTACGCTTTGCCGTGATGGCACCACTTCCAATGCCAGAGGGCGAGGTGCCTGTTCCTGGCACGGAGGCGTTAAAGATTGGAATTACCCCATTTACGAAGAATCCAGAAAATACGAATAA
- the gldM gene encoding gliding motility protein GldM, producing MALPREPRQKMINLMYLVLTALLALNVSSEVLNAFKTIDKSLTNANETIDKKNKTIFVSLEEKANDPKTQELAHLWMPRAEKTRQLSDDLVNYIESLKTQIKTESGLNAKTGAYKESNLDVPTRLLVDKKQGEELLKKLTGYKTAVLSIDPEITTEFQHSLPLDLSMPEVKNSNNRTWSAAYFRSTPSVAAITILSKFQNDIKNAESQIVEFCHNKIGAVKVVYDEFQALATANAQYLLPGQEFNITAGIGAFSKNARPTVTIDGAAVPLNANGLAEYKTVAGGPGTYTKRVNISFVKPDGTTSVITRDITYTVASPTGLTVSADAVKVLYVGLENPISVGGGSGTSADQLRVSISQGSISGSRGKYTARVSTPGTATVTVNDGKHATSFEFRVKSVPSPTAMVGASKGGRMRVNDFKAQAGVRAELENFVFEGVKFTVTGYTMTFAGAGYPEFMHKAVSGNSFNAARSLIEKAQPGSTITIDEIRATGPGGTRSLPPIAFNLY from the coding sequence ATGGCTTTACCACGGGAGCCGAGGCAGAAGATGATTAACCTGATGTATTTGGTGCTTACCGCATTGCTGGCACTGAATGTATCATCGGAGGTATTGAACGCATTTAAAACGATCGATAAAAGTTTGACAAATGCCAACGAGACCATCGATAAAAAGAACAAAACAATATTTGTCTCACTCGAAGAAAAAGCAAACGATCCTAAAACCCAGGAGCTGGCACATTTATGGATGCCCCGGGCGGAGAAGACCCGGCAGCTTTCAGACGACCTGGTTAATTATATCGAATCTTTAAAGACCCAGATCAAAACCGAATCGGGATTGAATGCAAAGACCGGAGCATATAAAGAAAGTAACCTGGATGTGCCCACCAGGCTGCTGGTAGATAAAAAACAGGGAGAGGAGTTGCTGAAAAAACTTACCGGTTACAAAACAGCGGTGTTGTCGATCGATCCGGAAATCACCACAGAATTCCAGCATTCATTGCCGCTGGACCTGTCCATGCCGGAAGTAAAGAACAGCAATAACAGAACCTGGTCCGCTGCTTATTTCCGGAGCACGCCTTCGGTAGCGGCCATTACCATCCTTTCTAAATTTCAGAACGATATCAAGAACGCAGAATCGCAGATCGTGGAGTTCTGCCATAACAAGATCGGAGCAGTAAAAGTAGTGTATGATGAGTTCCAGGCCCTGGCCACCGCCAATGCGCAGTACCTGCTGCCGGGACAGGAGTTCAATATCACCGCAGGTATCGGAGCCTTCAGTAAAAATGCCCGTCCTACGGTAACCATTGATGGTGCGGCCGTTCCGCTGAATGCCAATGGCCTTGCAGAATATAAAACAGTGGCCGGTGGCCCCGGTACCTATACAAAACGCGTGAACATCTCCTTTGTGAAACCCGATGGAACCACTTCGGTTATCACAAGGGATATCACTTATACGGTGGCTTCCCCAACGGGCCTGACCGTGAGCGCGGATGCAGTAAAGGTATTGTATGTAGGGCTGGAGAATCCCATTTCGGTGGGCGGTGGCAGCGGCACCAGTGCCGATCAGCTGCGGGTTTCCATCAGCCAGGGCAGTATTTCGGGGTCCCGTGGTAAATATACTGCAAGGGTATCCACACCGGGTACGGCTACCGTTACTGTAAATGATGGCAAGCATGCCACCAGCTTTGAGTTCCGTGTAAAATCCGTGCCGTCTCCTACTGCAATGGTGGGCGCCAGTAAAGGCGGCCGTATGCGCGTAAACGATTTCAAGGCGCAGGCAGGGGTAAGGGCAGAGCTGGAGAACTTTGTGTTTGAAGGGGTGAAGTTTACCGTTACCGGTTATACCATGACCTTTGCAGGAGCGGGATACCCCGAGTTCATGCACAAAGCGGTGAGTGGAAATTCCTTTAATGCAGCCCGTTCACTCATTGAAAAGGCGCAGCCGGGAAGTACCATTACCATTGACGAAATAAGAGCAACAGGGCCCGGAGGTACAAGATCCTTACCACCTATTGCATTTAATTTATATTAA
- a CDS encoding GldL-related protein yields the protein MAVEKVRPIDRYLEIFYSLGAVPVLLGVLFKLTGTSPFGDPNVWLQIGLYTEVLVFLSFGLMYLFNPPQKVDEMGNPTGTDDEVVVKKTMAKDSALVSVDEMLKAADITPENLGRLSAGFKSLEANITRISHASESIVDTEEYARQIKQASASISQMNMYYKKLAETSDALVNSADDAKNTQKEIADLSKNLAKLNQMYSGMIAAMQVKNV from the coding sequence ATGGCTGTTGAAAAAGTTCGCCCGATTGACCGGTACCTGGAGATCTTCTATTCCTTAGGTGCTGTTCCCGTGTTATTGGGAGTGTTGTTTAAGCTTACAGGAACTTCTCCGTTTGGTGATCCCAATGTATGGCTGCAGATCGGTTTGTACACCGAGGTGCTGGTGTTCCTGAGCTTTGGTTTGATGTACCTGTTTAATCCTCCGCAGAAAGTGGATGAAATGGGAAATCCTACCGGAACAGATGATGAAGTGGTGGTTAAAAAAACAATGGCAAAGGACAGCGCACTGGTCTCGGTGGATGAGATGCTGAAAGCAGCCGACATAACCCCCGAAAACCTTGGCCGGCTGAGTGCCGGTTTCAAAAGCCTGGAGGCCAACATTACCCGGATCAGCCATGCCTCTGAAAGCATTGTGGATACGGAAGAATACGCGCGGCAGATCAAACAGGCCAGCGCTTCTATCAGCCAGATGAACATGTATTATAAAAAGCTGGCGGAAACCTCCGACGCACTGGTGAACAGTGCAGACGATGCAAAGAATACGCAGAAGGAGATCGCGGACCTGTCAAAAAATCTGGCCAAACTGAACCAGATGTATAGTGGCATGATCGCCGCTATGCAAGTGAAGAACGTATAA
- a CDS encoding metal-dependent hydrolase, translating into MKFTFYGQSCFVIELNGKKFLFDPFITGNELAKNIDINTIEADYILVSHGHGDHTADLLPIARRTGALVISNFEIISWLQQQGITNVHPMNFGTFEFDFGTLTYMQAQHSSSFPDGSYAGAAGGFILASPHHNFYYSGDTSLMLDMQLVPHYAKIDTAILPIGGNFTMNARDAVKASDFIQCNNIIGVHFDTFGYIKIDHAAATGLFKAAGKTLLIPEIGTGYDFKSVTSTVAF; encoded by the coding sequence ATGAAATTTACATTTTATGGCCAGTCCTGTTTTGTTATCGAGCTTAACGGAAAAAAATTCCTGTTCGATCCGTTTATTACCGGCAACGAGCTGGCAAAAAATATTGACATCAATACGATAGAGGCCGATTATATCCTGGTGAGCCACGGGCATGGGGACCATACGGCAGACCTGCTACCCATTGCCAGGCGCACCGGTGCCCTGGTCATCAGCAATTTTGAGATCATCAGCTGGCTGCAGCAGCAGGGCATTACCAATGTGCACCCGATGAATTTTGGAACCTTTGAGTTTGATTTTGGCACCCTTACCTATATGCAGGCGCAGCACTCCAGCAGCTTCCCCGATGGCAGCTATGCCGGTGCCGCCGGCGGTTTCATCCTTGCATCACCCCATCATAATTTTTATTATAGTGGCGATACCAGCCTGATGCTGGATATGCAGCTGGTGCCGCATTATGCAAAAATAGATACCGCCATACTGCCCATCGGCGGCAACTTTACCATGAACGCGCGGGACGCTGTAAAGGCCAGCGATTTTATCCAGTGCAATAATATCATTGGTGTGCATTTTGATACCTTCGGCTATATAAAGATCGATCATGCAGCCGCAACCGGTCTTTTTAAAGCAGCCGGAAAAACATTACTGATCCCCGAGATCGGGACGGGCTACGATTTTAAATCAGTAACCAGCACTGTTGCGTTTTAA
- a CDS encoding lipocalin family protein has protein sequence MSRFVLFLLLCLPHSAMAQQQPAPFRYYVNAHGGLFGIDYLTLSSDHYYFFTASTENGCVLEKGTWSIKGNKLYMKSLDSLQAYPIPRLEFIKGDTAEFVTIKTFDYFHKPFSGLALWPLRRGDSTLSEFDWMAPDSLRQFRISKKEFAGFCFIYQMRGYNIPLPDTGIFHELTNDLKQINIFINWPEAGALDRGIRIISFGGEAVFTIKADGLYQGEERVYTLQKE, from the coding sequence ATGAGCCGCTTTGTATTGTTCCTTTTGTTATGTCTTCCACATAGTGCCATGGCACAGCAACAACCCGCGCCTTTTCGGTATTATGTAAACGCGCACGGAGGCCTGTTTGGCATTGACTATCTTACGCTCAGTTCCGATCATTATTATTTTTTTACCGCATCTACAGAAAACGGGTGTGTATTGGAAAAAGGCACCTGGAGTATTAAAGGAAACAAATTGTATATGAAAAGCCTGGACAGCCTGCAGGCTTATCCCATACCCCGGCTGGAATTTATAAAAGGAGACACTGCTGAGTTTGTAACCATTAAAACCTTTGATTATTTTCATAAACCTTTTAGTGGCCTGGCCTTATGGCCTTTACGGCGGGGCGATTCAACGCTGAGCGAATTTGATTGGATGGCCCCCGACTCTCTAAGGCAATTCCGTATTTCAAAAAAAGAATTTGCGGGCTTTTGCTTTATATACCAGATGAGAGGGTATAATATTCCGCTTCCGGATACTGGTATATTTCATGAGTTAACCAACGATCTGAAACAAATAAATATCTTTATCAATTGGCCGGAGGCCGGTGCCCTGGATCGCGGCATCCGCATTATTTCCTTCGGTGGCGAGGCTGTTTTTACCATTAAGGCAGATGGGCTTTATCAGGGAGAGGAACGTGTTTATACGCTTCAGAAGGAGTGA
- a CDS encoding L,D-transpeptidase family protein, whose product MIRKLVLPLALLMILGIISCKNTEKKERKKVIRVEKPVTKVDVTIDTSNAFNQLFIDSSLVNGFLAADSLSDTLVNRIKSFYNSRNYQYAWFSPEGIPEHTMSFWNLLKNYLNYSKDSTVYNKALSIKMESLIASRESVKTKNDSAFQQLELSLTKYFYLYADHEYAYDPNFDMKTLEWYIPKKKLTLEAMLDSVISAKGQFSEAYAPRNPQYAALRKTLQQYKAIKDAGGWQRVNSKVEEMKNGYKDAAVLALKKRLKTEGFLEGEDSTFTNVYDSTLADAVNAVKEVYGYKPDGKAGKTFLKDLNVSVDERIQQILINMERMRWIPIETRDSGRAIMVNIPEYKMHVYENGRPAWDMNVVVGKESNNTTVFTGMLKTVVFSPYWNVPTSIVKKEMGGRPSAAYLARNHMEIVSGQVRQKPGPWNSLGLVKFLFPNSYNIYFHDSPAKSLFNKDKRSFSHGCIRLKEPAKFAEYVLEDTARWSAHKIDSAMHSYKEKYVRVKRPIPVLITYFTAWVDDDGRLNFREDIYGHDAVIAKKMFLNSVGTTWSRQKAIRDSLQQIKDSIKQKELELKQKRKLDSLKRAGR is encoded by the coding sequence ATGATTAGAAAACTCGTGCTTCCCTTAGCGCTGTTGATGATTCTGGGTATCATATCCTGCAAAAACACTGAAAAAAAAGAGCGGAAAAAAGTGATCCGCGTGGAAAAACCGGTAACCAAGGTAGATGTCACCATCGATACCAGTAATGCCTTTAACCAGCTGTTTATCGACAGCAGCCTGGTAAACGGGTTCCTGGCGGCCGACAGTCTCAGCGACACCCTGGTGAACCGGATCAAAAGTTTTTATAACAGCCGCAATTACCAGTATGCCTGGTTCTCCCCCGAGGGGATACCGGAACATACCATGTCTTTCTGGAACCTGCTGAAGAACTATCTTAACTACTCAAAGGACTCCACCGTATACAACAAGGCCCTGAGCATAAAAATGGAATCGCTGATCGCTTCCCGCGAATCTGTAAAAACAAAGAACGATTCGGCCTTTCAGCAGCTGGAGCTGTCGCTGACCAAGTATTTTTATTTGTATGCCGACCACGAGTATGCCTACGATCCCAATTTTGACATGAAGACCCTGGAGTGGTATATCCCCAAGAAAAAATTAACGCTGGAGGCCATGCTGGATTCGGTCATCTCCGCCAAAGGGCAGTTTTCCGAGGCCTATGCCCCACGCAACCCGCAATACGCTGCGCTGCGAAAAACATTGCAGCAGTACAAAGCCATTAAAGATGCCGGCGGCTGGCAGCGGGTAAACAGCAAGGTAGAGGAAATGAAGAACGGCTACAAGGATGCTGCTGTACTGGCATTAAAAAAACGGCTGAAGACAGAGGGCTTCCTGGAAGGGGAAGACAGCACTTTTACCAATGTGTACGACTCTACACTTGCGGATGCGGTAAACGCGGTAAAGGAAGTGTACGGCTACAAGCCGGATGGAAAGGCTGGGAAAACCTTTCTTAAGGATCTGAATGTATCCGTGGATGAGCGCATTCAGCAGATCCTCATCAATATGGAGCGCATGCGCTGGATACCGATAGAGACCCGCGATTCCGGCCGGGCCATTATGGTAAATATACCGGAATACAAAATGCATGTGTATGAAAACGGCCGCCCTGCCTGGGATATGAATGTGGTGGTGGGGAAAGAGAGCAACAATACCACCGTATTTACCGGTATGTTAAAGACCGTGGTGTTCAGCCCCTACTGGAATGTGCCCACCAGTATTGTAAAAAAGGAAATGGGTGGCCGCCCCAGTGCCGCCTACCTTGCCCGCAACCATATGGAAATCGTAAGCGGGCAGGTACGCCAGAAGCCCGGCCCCTGGAACTCTCTGGGCCTGGTAAAATTCCTGTTCCCCAACAGTTATAATATTTACTTTCACGATTCGCCTGCAAAAAGCCTGTTCAATAAGGACAAACGCAGCTTCAGCCACGGTTGTATACGGCTGAAGGAGCCTGCAAAATTTGCGGAGTATGTGCTGGAAGACACTGCAAGATGGAGTGCGCACAAAATCGATTCGGCCATGCACAGTTATAAGGAAAAATATGTGCGCGTAAAACGGCCGATCCCCGTACTCATCACCTATTTTACGGCGTGGGTGGATGATGACGGGCGGCTGAACTTCCGGGAAGATATTTATGGTCATGATGCCGTTATCGCCAAAAAAATGTTCCTGAACAGCGTGGGCACCACCTGGAGCCGCCAGAAAGCGATCCGCGACAGCCTGCAACAGATAAAGGACTCCATTAAACAAAAGGAACTGGAGCTGAAACAGAAACGGAAGCTGGATAGTCTGAAGCGGGCGGGAAGGTAA